Proteins from a genomic interval of Capsicum annuum cultivar UCD-10X-F1 chromosome 4, UCD10Xv1.1, whole genome shotgun sequence:
- the LOC107867079 gene encoding protein DA1 isoform X1 has protein sequence MGGKSIADNEPVAFHLMGWLNKIFKGSNHKVSEGQYNWRCEGHTEADDPSTAEDSWSEIEEIDRAIAISLLEEDQKGKIVIDSESQLKEDEQLARALQESLNVESPPQHVSRNDHGGTNGYGHGNFYHPIPFPYSASFRVCAGCSTEIGHGRFLSCMGAVWHPECFRCHACNQPISDYEFSMSGNYPYHKTCYKEHYHPKCDVCKHFIPTNAAGLIEYRAHPFWSQKYCPFHEHDGTPRCCSCERMEPRDTRYIALEDGRKLCLECLDSAIMDTSQCQPLYYDIQEFYEGLNMRVEQKVPLLLVERHALNEAMDGERHGYHHMPETRGLCLSEEQTISTIQRRPRIGAGNRVMDMRTEPYKLTRRCEVTAILILYGLPRLLTGSILAHEMMHAWLRLRGYRTLSQDVEEGICQVLAHMWLETQIASISSSSGASTSSGMSSSSSKQGIRSPFERKLGDFFKHQIESDTSPIYGNGFRAGNQAVLKYGLERTLDHIRMTGTFPY, from the exons ATGGGTG GTAAAAGCATTGCCGATAATGAGCCAGTAGCATTTCACCTAATGGGCTGGCTGAACAAAATATTCAAAGGTTCTAACCATAAGGTTTCGGAAGGCCAATATAACTGGAGATGTGAAGGACATACAGAGGCGGATGATCCATCTACAGCAGAG GACTCTTGGTCAGAGATTGAAGAAATAGATCGAGCTATTGCAATATCTCTCTTAGAGGAGGACCAGAAAGGGAAAATTGTGATTG ATAGTGAATCACAACTGAAAGAAGATGAACAACTTGCAAGAGCTCTGCAGGAGAGCTTGAATGTCGAATCTCCACCTCAACATGTAAGCAGAAATGATCACGGAGGCACGAATGGATATGGACATGGAAACTTCTATCATCCAATACCTTTCCCATACTCCGCAAGCTTTAG GGTATGTGCAGGTTGTAGCACTGAAATCGGTCATGGACGATTTTTGAGTTGCATGGGAGCAGTATGGCATCCAGAGTGCTTTAGATGCCATGCCTGTAACCAACCAATATCTGATTATGAG TTTTCAATGTCTGGGAACTATCCCTATCACAAAACATGCTACAAGGAGCATTATCACCCGAAATGTGATGTCTGCAAGCACTTT ATTCCAACAAATGCGGCTGGGCTTATTGAATACAGAGCACATCCATTTTGGTCACAGAAGTATTGTCCTTTTCATGAGCATGATGGAACACCCCGTTGCTGTAGCTGTGAGCGAATGGAG CCACGGGATACAAGATATATTGCCCTTGAGGATGGTCGAAAGCTCTGTCTCGAGTGCTTGGACTCTGCCATAATGGATACGAGTCAGTGTCAACCCCTTTATTATGATATACAGGAATTCTATGAAGGGCTAAATATGAGAGTGGAACAGAAAGTTCCTTTGCTTCTGGTTGAGAGACATGCACTGAATGAGGCTATGGATGGAGAGAGACAT GGGTATCACCACATGCCTGAGACAAGAGGACTTTGCCTTTCAGAGGAACAAACTATCAGCACT ATACAAAGGCGGCCAAGAATAGGAGCTGGAAATCGGGTCATGGACATGAGAACGGAACCTTATAAATTGACACGCCGCTGTGAAGTGACTGCAATTCTTATTTTATACGGTCTACCTAG GTTGCTGACTGGGTCAATCCTTGCGCATGAGATGATGCATGCATGGCTTCGACTAAGAG GTTATCGAACACTTAGCCAAGACGTTGAAGAAGGCATTTGCCAGGTACTAGCACACATGTGGTTAGAAACCCAAATAGCATCCATTTCAAGCAGCAGCGGCGCTTCAACCTCATCAGGCATGTCATCATCATCGTCAAAGCAGGGGATTAGATCTCCTTTTGAGAGGAAACTCGGGGATTTTTTCAAACACCAGATTGAATCAGACACATCGCCTATTTATGGAAACGGATTCAGAGCTGGTAACCAAGCAGTGCTTAAATACGGACTAGAAAGAACGCTGGATCATATCCGAATGACCGGAACCTTTCCTTACTGA
- the LOC107867079 gene encoding protein DA1 isoform X2, whose amino-acid sequence MGWLNKIFKGSNHKVSEGQYNWRCEGHTEADDPSTAEDSWSEIEEIDRAIAISLLEEDQKGKIVIDSESQLKEDEQLARALQESLNVESPPQHVSRNDHGGTNGYGHGNFYHPIPFPYSASFRVCAGCSTEIGHGRFLSCMGAVWHPECFRCHACNQPISDYEFSMSGNYPYHKTCYKEHYHPKCDVCKHFIPTNAAGLIEYRAHPFWSQKYCPFHEHDGTPRCCSCERMEPRDTRYIALEDGRKLCLECLDSAIMDTSQCQPLYYDIQEFYEGLNMRVEQKVPLLLVERHALNEAMDGERHGYHHMPETRGLCLSEEQTISTIQRRPRIGAGNRVMDMRTEPYKLTRRCEVTAILILYGLPRLLTGSILAHEMMHAWLRLRGYRTLSQDVEEGICQVLAHMWLETQIASISSSSGASTSSGMSSSSSKQGIRSPFERKLGDFFKHQIESDTSPIYGNGFRAGNQAVLKYGLERTLDHIRMTGTFPY is encoded by the exons ATGGGCTGGCTGAACAAAATATTCAAAGGTTCTAACCATAAGGTTTCGGAAGGCCAATATAACTGGAGATGTGAAGGACATACAGAGGCGGATGATCCATCTACAGCAGAG GACTCTTGGTCAGAGATTGAAGAAATAGATCGAGCTATTGCAATATCTCTCTTAGAGGAGGACCAGAAAGGGAAAATTGTGATTG ATAGTGAATCACAACTGAAAGAAGATGAACAACTTGCAAGAGCTCTGCAGGAGAGCTTGAATGTCGAATCTCCACCTCAACATGTAAGCAGAAATGATCACGGAGGCACGAATGGATATGGACATGGAAACTTCTATCATCCAATACCTTTCCCATACTCCGCAAGCTTTAG GGTATGTGCAGGTTGTAGCACTGAAATCGGTCATGGACGATTTTTGAGTTGCATGGGAGCAGTATGGCATCCAGAGTGCTTTAGATGCCATGCCTGTAACCAACCAATATCTGATTATGAG TTTTCAATGTCTGGGAACTATCCCTATCACAAAACATGCTACAAGGAGCATTATCACCCGAAATGTGATGTCTGCAAGCACTTT ATTCCAACAAATGCGGCTGGGCTTATTGAATACAGAGCACATCCATTTTGGTCACAGAAGTATTGTCCTTTTCATGAGCATGATGGAACACCCCGTTGCTGTAGCTGTGAGCGAATGGAG CCACGGGATACAAGATATATTGCCCTTGAGGATGGTCGAAAGCTCTGTCTCGAGTGCTTGGACTCTGCCATAATGGATACGAGTCAGTGTCAACCCCTTTATTATGATATACAGGAATTCTATGAAGGGCTAAATATGAGAGTGGAACAGAAAGTTCCTTTGCTTCTGGTTGAGAGACATGCACTGAATGAGGCTATGGATGGAGAGAGACAT GGGTATCACCACATGCCTGAGACAAGAGGACTTTGCCTTTCAGAGGAACAAACTATCAGCACT ATACAAAGGCGGCCAAGAATAGGAGCTGGAAATCGGGTCATGGACATGAGAACGGAACCTTATAAATTGACACGCCGCTGTGAAGTGACTGCAATTCTTATTTTATACGGTCTACCTAG GTTGCTGACTGGGTCAATCCTTGCGCATGAGATGATGCATGCATGGCTTCGACTAAGAG GTTATCGAACACTTAGCCAAGACGTTGAAGAAGGCATTTGCCAGGTACTAGCACACATGTGGTTAGAAACCCAAATAGCATCCATTTCAAGCAGCAGCGGCGCTTCAACCTCATCAGGCATGTCATCATCATCGTCAAAGCAGGGGATTAGATCTCCTTTTGAGAGGAAACTCGGGGATTTTTTCAAACACCAGATTGAATCAGACACATCGCCTATTTATGGAAACGGATTCAGAGCTGGTAACCAAGCAGTGCTTAAATACGGACTAGAAAGAACGCTGGATCATATCCGAATGACCGGAACCTTTCCTTACTGA